CATCCACTTGCACATGAAGCTGCACATTAATCTGCTGACGATCGGGAAATTCGCGACCAAACTTGCTGCGAGGGCCGACTTGCAAACCGTGCGGCAAATCGTCACCACCGCCCGCGGCCATTGGGACCTAACGGCGAACTCGTCGCCCAGCACACGATCCGCGTCCGACGCCGCGTAAAACAGTTTGATTAGGGCGCGCTGTGCGCGCCAAATCCGCGTGGAATTCAGTTCTTGTGTAAACGCCTCGCCAAACTTGCACCCGTCGGTTCGCAAGCGAACCGGCTAACGAACGACCACTGGCCTCCGACCTCCGACCTCCGCCGTGCTTCCGCTCTTCAAAGTCTTCGTCGCCCCGGAAGCCAAAGAGCTGGTCGAACAGACTCTCTTCTCGGGCTATATCGCCCAAGGCCCCAAAGTCGATGCCTTCGAGCAATTGCTCAGTGAGCATTTCGCCAATGAGCGGATCTGCACGGTCAATTCCTGCACCTCGGCGATCCATCTCGCGCTGCATCTGATCAAGCGCGAATACGGGCTGCCGGATGCCGCCGAGGTGATCTCATCGCCGCTCACCTGCGCGGCGACAAATTTTCCCGTGGTCGCCAATCGCCTGGCGATCCGCTGGGCCGATGTCGATCAGCGTACGCTGAACATCGATTTGGCCGATGTCGAGCGAAAGCTGACTTCCGAGACCCGAATTCTATTGTTCGTCCATTGGGGAGGTTATCCGATCGACTATGAGCGACTGAGCGAAATCAAGGCCCGATATCGCCGCCGCTATGGGCAAGACCTGATCGTCGTCGAAGACTGCGCCCATGCTTGGGAATCTTTTTACCGCGGCAAGCGCGTCGGCGCGGTCCAAGACAACTTCGCCTGCTTCAGCTTTCAAGCGATCAAGGCCCTGACCACATCAGACGGCGGCCTGCTGATCGCCCCTTCCGAGGGGCTCTGTCGCCAGGCTCGATTAGCCCGCTGGTTCGGGCTGGATCGTGACAACAAGCTCGACTTTCGCAGCAGCCAAGACATCCCCGATTGGGGCTTCAAGTTCCACA
This genomic stretch from Pirellulales bacterium harbors:
- a CDS encoding DegT/DnrJ/EryC1/StrS family aminotransferase, with amino-acid sequence MLPLFKVFVAPEAKELVEQTLFSGYIAQGPKVDAFEQLLSEHFANERICTVNSCTSAIHLALHLIKREYGLPDAAEVISSPLTCAATNFPVVANRLAIRWADVDQRTLNIDLADVERKLTSETRILLFVHWGGYPIDYERLSEIKARYRRRYGQDLIVVEDCAHAWESFYRGKRVGAVQDNFACFSFQAIKALTTSDGGLLIAPSEGLCRQARLARWFGLDRDNKLDFRSSQDIPDWGFKFHMNDVAASIGLANYPHVAGLVARHKENARVYYEELRDLPGLMLPERREGFDSSYWLFTIRVADRPAFVRSMESHGIQVNQVHARNDKYGALAEFRADLPQMDQIADDMICIPVGWWLGDAERRHIIDTIKRGW